From the Scatophagus argus isolate fScaArg1 chromosome 21, fScaArg1.pri, whole genome shotgun sequence genome, one window contains:
- the LOC124052689 gene encoding urotensin-2 receptor: MNNNSNNLNTSPPEVGGGGASGGSGTVDHELVITSTFGTLLSVVYIIGVSGNVYTLVVMCHSIRFATSMYISIINLALADLLYLSTIPFVVSTYFLKDWYFGDVGCRILLSLDLLTMHASIFTLTVMCTERYLAVTKPLDTVRRSKSYRKALAWGVWLLSLVLTVPMMIMVAQTTKNTPDGGVKRMCAPTWAPLAYKVYVTVLFGTSIMAPGLIIGYLYVKLARTYLESQRNSVISKGGKRSPKQKVLIMIFTIVLVFWACFLPFWIWQLLPLYHTKPLSLASQTHTCINYLVASLTYSNSCINPFLYTLLTKNYREYLKNRHRSFYRYTSSFKQRPPSLYSWGKSASSSNQFEFNSETLVMGTLK; this comes from the coding sequence ATGAATAACAATTCTAACAATTTAAACACGAGTCCGCCGGAGGTCGGCGGCGGCGGGGCCAGCGGCGGCTCCGGGACCGTGGACCATGAACTCGTTATCACCTCTACCTTCGGGACGCTTCTCTCCGTTGTCTACATTATCGGAGTATCGGGGAATGTGTACACCCTGGTGGTGATGTGTCACTCGATCCGTTTCGCCACTTCCATGTACATCTCCATCATCAACCTGGCTCTGGCTGACTTGCTCTACCTCTCCACCATCCCCTTCGTGGTGTCCACCTACTTCCTGAAGGACTGGTACTTCGGGGACGTGGGGTGCCGCATCCTCCTCAGCCTGGACCTCCTCACCATGCATGCGAGCATCTTTACCCTGACTGTCATGTGCACGGAACGCTACCTGGCTGTCACCAAGCCGCTGGACACGGTGAGACGCTCCAAGAGTTACCGTAAAGCTCTGGCGTGGGGCGTTTGGCTGCTTTCTCTGGTCCTCACTGTGCCCATGATGATCATGGTCGCCCAGACTACTAAGAACACTCCGGATGGGGGTGTAAAGAGGATGTGCGCACCCACCTGGGCGCCCCTGGCTTATAAAGTGTACGTGACTGTCCTGTTTGGCACCAGCATCATGGCACCGGGACTCATTATTGGTTACCTGTACGTCAAGTTAGCCCGCACTTATTTAGAGTCCCAGCGCAACTCTGTGATCAGCAAAGGCGGTAAGCGGTCACCAAAGCAGAAAGTGCTGATCATGATCTTCACCATCGTGCTGGTGTTCTGGGCGTGCTTCCTGCCGTTCTGGATCTGGCAGCTGCTGCCCCTGTACCACACCAAGCCCCTGAGCTTGGCCTcgcagacacacacctgcatcaACTACCTGGTGGCGAGCCTCACATACAGCAACAGCTGCATTAACCCTTTCCTCTACACGCTCCTCACCAAGAACTACAGGGAGTACCTGAAGAACAGACACAGGAGCTTCTACAGGTACACGTCCTCGTTTAAGCAGCGGCCGCCCAGCCTCTACTCCTGGGGGAAGTCTGCGTCCTCCAGCAATCAGTTTGAGTTCAACTCCGAGACGCTGGTCATGGGGACCCTAAAGTGA